One window of the Shimwellia blattae DSM 4481 = NBRC 105725 genome contains the following:
- the bcsA gene encoding UDP-forming cellulose synthase catalytic subunit, translating to MGWHGGLMIPPVAGRLAKRYMHYRRHSAPPFSAFTGCLMVMLAWAFLPLENARWQQILARRKLYWPQVDADRPRPLDIVRYLIQSLWLILWCPSRAAVARSAPGDSPIARLWQRYRRWADALPLRVANSRGLNAADHGFEGLSFRTRLIVLYTVCTVALILALVCITQPFNPLSQFVFLLTLWGVALVIRRFPGRFPSMMMIVLSLTVSGRYIWWRVTATLNWHDPLSLTCGLILLFAEIYAWLVLVLGYFQVIWPLHRQPVQLPLAMEKWPQVDIFIPTYNEDLHVVKGTVYASLGIDWPKDKLSIWLLDDGGRPEFEDFARDAGIHYLARKTHEHAKAGNINHALQYARGEFVAIFDCDHLPTRSFLQLTMGWFYKDKKLAMMQTPHHFFSPDPFERNLGRFRKTPNEGMLFYGLVQDGNDMWDATFFCGSCAVIRRGPLDDIGGIAVETVTEDAHTSLRLHRRGYTSAYMRIPQAAGLATESLSAHIGQRIRWARGMVQIFRLDNPLLGRGLKLAQRLCYTNAMLHFLSGIPRLIFLTAPLAFLLLHAYIIYAPALMIALFVLPHMIHAGLTNSHIQGKYRHSFWGEIYETVIAWYIARPTLVALFNPRKGKFNVTAKGGLVTHEYIDWIISRPYLVLVLLNILGVLAGGIRMIYGPRDELLTVIISLLWVFYNLLILGGAVAVSVESKQVRQANRVEIALPAAIGRDDGHLFPCTIRDYSESGVGIVLHSHAGLLDGQKVDLILNRGQQSFAFPARVIRIAGQRIGLELDPLTTRQHIDFIQCTFARADTWALWQDSFPQDKPMESLLDILMLGFRGYRHLAVFAPSKVKYVFRFLTALVDWVVSFIPRRAVVAHGQIRH from the coding sequence ATGGGCTGGCATGGCGGGTTAATGATACCGCCAGTCGCGGGGCGCCTGGCTAAGCGGTATATGCACTACCGGCGTCACAGTGCGCCGCCGTTCAGCGCTTTTACGGGCTGCCTGATGGTGATGCTGGCGTGGGCATTTTTACCGCTGGAAAATGCCCGCTGGCAGCAGATACTGGCCCGGCGCAAGCTCTACTGGCCGCAAGTGGATGCAGATCGCCCGCGACCGCTGGATATTGTGCGCTACCTGATCCAGAGCCTGTGGCTGATATTGTGGTGCCCGTCGCGTGCTGCGGTGGCAAGATCTGCCCCGGGAGACTCCCCCATTGCCCGTCTGTGGCAGCGCTACCGGCGGTGGGCTGATGCGCTGCCCCTGCGGGTGGCAAACAGCAGGGGCCTGAATGCGGCGGATCACGGCTTTGAGGGGCTGAGTTTTCGCACGCGGCTGATAGTGCTGTATACGGTGTGCACTGTGGCGCTGATTCTGGCGCTGGTGTGTATTACCCAGCCTTTTAACCCGCTGTCGCAATTTGTTTTTTTGCTGACCCTATGGGGTGTGGCCCTGGTTATCCGCCGTTTCCCGGGGCGCTTTCCGTCGATGATGATGATCGTGCTGTCGCTGACGGTCTCCGGCCGCTATATCTGGTGGCGGGTGACTGCCACGCTTAACTGGCACGATCCGCTTAGCCTGACATGTGGCCTGATCCTGCTGTTTGCCGAAATCTACGCCTGGCTGGTACTGGTGCTGGGGTATTTTCAGGTTATATGGCCCCTCCACCGCCAGCCGGTACAACTGCCGCTGGCAATGGAAAAATGGCCGCAGGTCGATATTTTTATTCCTACCTACAACGAAGATCTGCACGTGGTAAAAGGCACGGTTTACGCCTCGCTGGGGATAGACTGGCCCAAAGATAAGCTCAGTATCTGGCTACTGGATGATGGCGGACGCCCGGAGTTTGAAGATTTCGCCCGCGACGCAGGTATCCACTATCTGGCGCGTAAAACCCATGAACACGCGAAAGCGGGCAATATTAACCACGCACTGCAGTACGCCCGCGGTGAATTCGTGGCGATTTTTGACTGTGACCACTTACCCACCCGCTCTTTTCTGCAACTGACCATGGGCTGGTTCTACAAAGATAAAAAACTGGCGATGATGCAGACGCCACACCACTTTTTTTCCCCCGATCCCTTTGAGCGCAACCTCGGGCGTTTTCGTAAAACCCCTAACGAGGGGATGCTGTTTTACGGCCTGGTGCAGGACGGCAACGACATGTGGGATGCCACGTTCTTTTGCGGCTCCTGTGCGGTGATCCGACGAGGGCCGCTGGATGATATTGGCGGGATTGCGGTAGAGACCGTCACCGAGGATGCCCACACCTCGCTGCGCCTGCATCGCCGTGGTTATACCTCTGCCTATATGCGCATTCCCCAGGCGGCGGGGCTGGCGACAGAAAGTTTGTCGGCACATATCGGCCAGCGTATTCGCTGGGCGCGGGGGATGGTGCAAATCTTCCGTCTGGATAATCCGCTACTGGGCCGGGGGCTAAAACTGGCCCAGCGCCTGTGCTATACCAATGCGATGCTGCATTTTTTGTCGGGGATCCCGCGGCTTATCTTTCTGACCGCACCGCTGGCGTTCCTGCTGCTGCATGCCTATATCATTTACGCCCCGGCGCTGATGATAGCGCTCTTCGTTCTGCCGCACATGATCCACGCCGGCCTGACTAACTCACACATTCAGGGCAAATACCGCCACTCTTTCTGGGGGGAGATCTACGAAACGGTGATCGCCTGGTATATTGCCCGCCCGACGCTGGTGGCGCTGTTTAATCCCCGTAAGGGGAAATTTAATGTCACCGCGAAAGGCGGCCTGGTAACGCATGAATACATCGACTGGATAATCAGCCGTCCTTATCTGGTGCTGGTGTTGTTAAACATTCTGGGCGTGCTGGCCGGGGGGATCCGCATGATCTACGGCCCCCGGGATGAGCTGCTGACGGTGATTATCAGCCTGCTGTGGGTGTTTTATAACTTACTGATCCTTGGCGGTGCGGTGGCGGTATCGGTGGAAAGTAAGCAGGTGCGCCAGGCAAACCGGGTGGAGATCGCGCTACCGGCCGCCATTGGCCGCGATGACGGGCACCTGTTCCCCTGCACCATTCGTGACTATTCCGAGTCCGGGGTGGGGATTGTGCTGCACAGCCATGCCGGGCTGCTGGACGGGCAGAAGGTGGATTTGATTCTTAACCGCGGCCAGCAGTCTTTCGCGTTCCCCGCCCGGGTTATCCGCATTGCCGGTCAGCGTATCGGCCTGGAGCTTGACCCCCTGACGACCAGGCAACATATTGATTTTATTCAGTGCACTTTTGCCAGAGCCGATACCTGGGCCCTGTGGCAAGACAGCTTCCCCCAGGATAAGCCGATGGAGAGCCTGCTGGATATTCTGATGCTCGGCTTCCGGGGGTATCGCCACCTGGCGGTCTTTGCACCGTCTAAAGTGAAATATGTGTTCCGTTTTCTTACCGCGTTAGTGGACTGGGTGGTCTCTTTTATTCCCCGGCGCGCGGTGGTCGCGCACGGCCAGATCAGGCATTAA